From Lolium perenne isolate Kyuss_39 chromosome 5, Kyuss_2.0, whole genome shotgun sequence, a single genomic window includes:
- the LOC127301906 gene encoding beta carbonic anhydrase 5, chloroplastic isoform X2 yields the protein MAPTLLRPASRLAPAPCAADSARSRGTVSVADSRARGGALRAGGSGRTKASRDHSGLTRQLLDFQHDTVNEPDGDYDPLGQLKARFMDFKQRNYVENSTKYQNLAEQQTPEFMVVACADSRVCPTSILGLQPGDAFTVRNIANLVPPYEHGASETTAALEFAVNTLKVPNVLVVGHSRCGGIQALMSMKNKKDDSSSRSFIRDWVSLGKSARLSTEAAAGNLNFESQCRHCEKESINSSLLNLLTYPWIEERVKEGSLYLHAGYYNFIDCTFEKWTLVYRPGLEGGSKYAIKNRSTWS from the exons ATGGCTCCCACCCTCCTCCGGCCCGCCTCCCGCCTCGCGCCGGCCCCCTGCGCCGCCGACTCCGCCCGGAGCCGCGGCACCGTGTCG GTCGCTGATTCCAGAGCGCGCGGCGGTGCCCTCAGGGCCGGAGGATCTGGACG TACAAAGGCCTCGAGAGATCATTCTGGCTTGACCCGGCAACTTCTAGATTTTCAACATGATACAGTAAATGAGCCAGATGGGGATTATGATCCGTTGGGTCAGCTGAAAGCAAGGTTCATGGACTTCAAGCAACGGAACTATGT GGAAAATTCTACCAAGTATCAGAATCTTGCTGAGCAGCAAACACCAGAG TTCATGGTGGTTGCTTGTGCTGACTCCAGGGTCTGCCCTACTAGTATTTTGGGGCTTCAGCCTGGGGATGCATTTACTGTTCGTAACATAGCAAATTTGGTACCACCATACGAG CATGGAGCTTCAGAAACTACTGCGGCACTAGAGTTTGCTGTTAACACACTTAAG GTACCGAATGTTCTAGTGGTCGGTCATAGTCGTTGTGGTGGCATCCAAGCACTAATGAGCATGAAAAATAAGAAAGATGATTCCAGCTCTAG AAGCTTTATCAGAGACTGGGTCTCTCTTGGGAAGAGCGCAAGATTGAGCACTGAAGCAGCGGCTGGAAATTTGAATTTCGAATCACAGTGCAGACATTGTGAAAAG GAATCCATTAATAGCTCACTGTTGAACTTGTTAACGTACCCATGGATTGAGGAAAGGGTGAAGGAAGGATCTTTGTACCTTCATGCGGGATACTACAACTTTATTGATTGTACATTTGAGAAGTGGACATTAGTGTACCGTCCAGGGTTGGAAGGTGGCAGCAAGTATGCCATAAAGAACAGGTCTACCTGGTCTTGA
- the LOC127301906 gene encoding beta carbonic anhydrase 5, chloroplastic isoform X1, with amino-acid sequence MLPWTLRSAARRLASATRAAAASASAAARSSATATATARPQADDDRQEPRQRCAVQEHVFWPDGQQLATLRRQHRTKASRDHSGLTRQLLDFQHDTVNEPDGDYDPLGQLKARFMDFKQRNYVENSTKYQNLAEQQTPEFMVVACADSRVCPTSILGLQPGDAFTVRNIANLVPPYEHGASETTAALEFAVNTLKVPNVLVVGHSRCGGIQALMSMKNKKDDSSSRSFIRDWVSLGKSARLSTEAAAGNLNFESQCRHCEKESINSSLLNLLTYPWIEERVKEGSLYLHAGYYNFIDCTFEKWTLVYRPGLEGGSKYAIKNRSTWS; translated from the exons ATGCTCCCGTGGACCTTGCGATCAGCAGCTCGCCGCCTGGCTTCGGCCACACGCGCAGCAGCAGcttcggcttcggcggcggcgcgaTCATCGGCAACGGCAACGGCAACTGCAAGGCCGCAGGCTGACGACGACCGCCAGGAGCCCCGGCAGCGCTGCGCCGTGCAGGAGCATGTTTTCTGGCCGGACGGGCAGCAGCTGGCCACTCTCCGTCGACAACACCG TACAAAGGCCTCGAGAGATCATTCTGGCTTGACCCGGCAACTTCTAGATTTTCAACATGATACAGTAAATGAGCCAGATGGGGATTATGATCCGTTGGGTCAGCTGAAAGCAAGGTTCATGGACTTCAAGCAACGGAACTATGT GGAAAATTCTACCAAGTATCAGAATCTTGCTGAGCAGCAAACACCAGAG TTCATGGTGGTTGCTTGTGCTGACTCCAGGGTCTGCCCTACTAGTATTTTGGGGCTTCAGCCTGGGGATGCATTTACTGTTCGTAACATAGCAAATTTGGTACCACCATACGAG CATGGAGCTTCAGAAACTACTGCGGCACTAGAGTTTGCTGTTAACACACTTAAG GTACCGAATGTTCTAGTGGTCGGTCATAGTCGTTGTGGTGGCATCCAAGCACTAATGAGCATGAAAAATAAGAAAGATGATTCCAGCTCTAG AAGCTTTATCAGAGACTGGGTCTCTCTTGGGAAGAGCGCAAGATTGAGCACTGAAGCAGCGGCTGGAAATTTGAATTTCGAATCACAGTGCAGACATTGTGAAAAG GAATCCATTAATAGCTCACTGTTGAACTTGTTAACGTACCCATGGATTGAGGAAAGGGTGAAGGAAGGATCTTTGTACCTTCATGCGGGATACTACAACTTTATTGATTGTACATTTGAGAAGTGGACATTAGTGTACCGTCCAGGGTTGGAAGGTGGCAGCAAGTATGCCATAAAGAACAGGTCTACCTGGTCTTGA
- the LOC127298218 gene encoding transcription factor bHLH30-like, whose protein sequence is MVSETARSNFSPLGPTGAADRDTAPDVGVCLRTYLPLFNGFFPPLGRFKQLEAEDMYKMVVVPTRRGDTEDAGTDVDRSAPAVAAARTSRSHSEAERKRRQRINAHLATLRSLLPSASQMDKAALLGEVVRYVRELRGDADAGTVAGVAVPGESDEVGVEEERWDDRENAKRVRAWVCCADRPGLMSELGRAVRSVSARAVRAEIATVGGRTRSVLYLDVGQTIGASRPALQAALRAVLLSREDQLLAVESYKTQRFSALISQGLG, encoded by the exons ATGGTCAGCGAGACCGCAAGAAGCAACTTTTCTCCTCTCGGCCCGACCGGCGCCGCAGATCGGGACACCGCTCCCGACGTCGGTGTCTGTCTACGTACGTACCTCCCCTTATTTAACGGCTTCTTCCCGCCTCTTGGCCGTTTCAAACAGCTCGAGGCCGAGGATATGTACAAGATGGTGGTGGTGCCGACACGGAGAGGTGACACGGAGGACGCGGGAACGGACGTCGACCGCTCGGCGCCGGCtgtggcggcggcgaggacgagcaggagccaCAGCGAGGCGGAGCGCAAGCGGCGGCAGCGCATCAACGCTCACCTCGCCACGCTGCGCAGCCTGCTCCCGTCGGCTTCCCAG ATGGACAAGGCGGCGTTGCTCGGGGAGGTGGTGAGGTACGTGCGGGAGCTACGTGGCGACGCCGACGCCGGCACGGTGGCCGGCGTGGCCGTCCCGGGGGAGAGCGACGAggtcggcgtggaggaggagcgcTGGGACGACCGGGAGAACGCGAAGCGCGTCAGGGCGTGGGTGTGCTGCGCCGACCGGCCGGGCCTCATGTCCGAGCTGGGGCGCGCAGTGCGGTCCGTCAGCGCGAGGGCGGTCCGCGCGGAGATCGCCACTGTCGGCGGGAGGACGCGGAGCGTCCTGTACCTGGACGTCGGGCAAACCATCGGCGCGTCCCGGCCGGCATTGCAGGCGGCGCTCCGTGCCGTGCTGCTCAGCCGGGAGGATCAGCTGCTCGCCGTGGAGAGCTACAAGACGCAACGCTTCTCGGCGCTCATCTCCCAAGGTTTAGGATGA
- the LOC127301905 gene encoding uncharacterized protein, giving the protein MDPPPAGTRRQAEQWMKVAEKLLVANDLEGCREFCSQALAADRHTPGAEVLRAAADVLLTAQRRRMPNGQPDPYALLGIDPANPASRHPDAVHSSYRRISLLLTRSHPDSPCSASVAEAARLVAGAWAFLSNPGLKSALDTQLDAATPAPVPAPTPTPTPAPMQQRQPQPSSRPRQSPIGAAPQPRSSPQQSPIPAAHQPPLPQQIPMWAAPQPRQPPQQNPTPAFHQPPLPQQSSPPGAAPQPPARAAAPPPLPRQSPVSAAPQPQPPPQDNPIPAAAHQPPPPPHPSPPRAAVQPPSEAAPQTVEPGTSPSSPFWTLCRACSHIHQYDRIYEACKLKCSSCHQPFVAEAMAETPPIVAGTDMYYCTWGFFPVGFPGCPGFENLVNKQPQGADQLVAPWLGVNGGVEAKGDADVQNGTPVSAAVELPVVLEPTPEPLRRMRVEVPAAPSPEPVMPKRVEVPAVPEPVMPTRVEMPAAPKPVKTMTVNSVKVGGKKRGRPKGSKNKKGTKNNKKL; this is encoded by the coding sequence ATGGATCCGCCGCCCGCCGGCACACGGCGGCAGGCGGAGCAGTGGATGAAAGTAGCCGAAAAGCTACTAGTGGCGAATGACCTCGAGGGCTGCAGGGAATTCTGCTCCCAGGCCCTCGCCGCCGACCGCCATACCCCGGGCGCCGAGGttctccgcgccgccgccgacgtccTCCTCACCGCCCAGCGCCGCCGCATGCCCAACGGTCAGCCCGATCCCTACGCTCTTCTCGGCATCGACCCTGCCAACCCTGCCTCCCGCCACCCAGACGCCGTCCACTCCAGCTACCGCCGCATCTCCCTCCTGCTCACCCGATCCCACCCGGACAGCCCCTGCTCGGCCTCCGTCGCCGAggctgcccgcctcgtcgccggcgCCTGGGCCTTCCTCTCAAACCCCGGACTTAAATCCGCCCTCGACACCCAACTGGATGCCGCCACTCCAGCTCCCGTTCCCGCTCCCACTCCCACTCCCACTCCCGCTCCGATGCAACAGCGTCAGCCGCAGCCATCGTCGCGTCCACGCCAGAGCCCGATTGGGGCAGCTCCCCAGCCACGGTCGTCTCCACAGCAGAGCCCGATACCGGCAGCTCACCAGCCACCGCTCCCACAGCAGATCCCGATGTGGGCAGCTCCCCAGCCACGGCAGCCTCCACAGCAAAACCCCACACCAGCATTTCACCAGCCACCGCTGCCTCAGCAGTCAAGTCCGCCTGGAGCAGCTCCCCAGCCGCCAGCAAGAGCAGCTGCCCCGCCACCGCTTCCACGGCAAAGCCCGGTATCGGCAGCTCCGCAGCCGCAGCCGCCTCCACAGGACAACCCGATACCTGCAGCAGCTCACCAGCCACCACCGCCTCCACATCCGAGTCCGCCGCGAGCAGCTGTCCAGCCACCCTCCGAAGCAGCACCCCAGACAGTGGAGCCTGGCACATCGCCTTCGTCGCCATTCTGGACGCTCTGCAGGGCCTGCTCCCACATTCACCAGTACGATCGCATCTATGAGGCGTGCAAGCTGAAATGCTCCAGTTGCCACCAGCCATTTGTAGCCGAGGCAATGGCCGAGACACCGCCAATTGTGGCGGGCACTGACATGTACTACTGTACCTGGGGTTTCTTCCCCGTTGGGTTCCCAGGGTGCCCTGGGTTTGAGAATCTGGTCAATAAGCAGCCACAGGGAGCAGATCAGCTGGTTGCGCCATGGCTTGGAGTCAATGGTGGTGTGGAAGCCAAAGGTGATGCTGATGTTCAAAATGGGACACCCGTTAGTGCCGCGGTGGAGTTGCCAGTGGTGCTGGAACCTACACCGGAACCTTTAAGGCGCATGAGAGTAGAGGTGCCAGCTGCGCCTTCACCCGAACCTGTAATGCCCAAGAGAGTGGAGGTGCCAGCCGTGCCGGAACCTGTAATGCCCACGAGAGTGGAGATGCCAGCGGCGCCGAAACCTGTGAAGACCATGACAGTGAACTCAGTGAAGGTAGGAGGGAAGAAGCGTGGTCGACCCAAAGGCAGCAAGAACAAGAAAGgcaccaagaacaacaagaaattATGA